A genomic window from Streptomyces sp. MST-110588 includes:
- a CDS encoding AMP-binding protein, translating to MGRGRTVTTRTTIDGTTDETTDETIDETTGGTAPAGTGTPTAAVPTDDNEAAALLAALERRGVELWADEGRLRYRAPRGAFTAPLRGRVAALKPYLLRVLRHRETSLSDTVRAVPDPAAAHEPFPLTDIQQAYWAGETSLFELGGIRAHILLEFDRPDLDPARFDSAWDRVVRRHPMLRATVLPDGTQRVLKDVPPLRTRVEDLRGMPAGAADAELERVRRTLADEGPTTDTWPLFGIRILRTERSHHVFLTVSLLICDAPSTALLLADLERCYRDPDLLLPPPPLTFRDYCGAMAALRGTDEYDRALDHWRRRAPELPPAPELPLAKSPAEVDRPRFVRRQHRIAARDWERVKHLAGARGVTPAITLLTCYARVIARWSKSPHFTLNVLQSQRRPLHPDVDALVGNCSSTLLVEVDASAGRDFAALAGDLQRRVWADLEHGIVSGIEVLAGRNAARGSRTRAAMPVTFASALHVAEDAEDTKDGEGGEGGAAPASGGGWRRRIVSSRMQTPQVWIDHQVFEDNGDLVLNWDVVEELFPDGVPGAMFEAYLAVLAALTEPAGWEDAALPPLPDGQSAARAAYNDTAVDLGERSRLPLHGLFAERVRRHPDAVAVICEDRELSYGEVDRLSDGVAGRLAAAGCGRGDLVGVVMEKGWEQVVAVLGVLKCAAAYVPVDASWPQARRDAVLSSAGARHVLTQSWLADPVETPGGPYVLPVDSLDGDGEDPDVREAVGVPADAAGPDDLAYVIYTSGSTGHPKGVAVDHRAAVNTVLDINRRYGLGPEDRVFGISALSFDLSVWDVFGALAAGAALVLPAEGARRDPASWSEEMARTKVSVWNSVPALLELLVEYAAGRRGLVPDSLRLVLLSGDWIPLTLPERLRRITPGATVVGLGAPPKAASGRSTTRSARWTRGGGRSRTAVRWPTSGCTCWTRPAGRARTG from the coding sequence ATGGGAAGAGGGCGAACTGTGACCACCAGGACGACCATCGACGGGACCACCGACGAGACGACCGACGAGACGATCGACGAGACCACCGGTGGGACGGCCCCGGCCGGAACCGGCACCCCCACCGCCGCCGTCCCCACCGACGACAACGAGGCCGCGGCGCTGCTCGCCGCACTGGAGCGGCGCGGCGTGGAGCTGTGGGCGGACGAGGGGAGGCTGCGCTACCGCGCGCCCCGTGGCGCCTTCACCGCCCCCTTACGGGGCCGGGTCGCCGCACTCAAGCCGTACCTCCTGCGCGTACTGAGGCACCGCGAGACCTCCCTGAGCGACACGGTACGGGCCGTCCCGGACCCCGCGGCGGCCCATGAGCCGTTCCCGCTCACCGACATCCAGCAGGCGTACTGGGCCGGCGAGACCTCGCTGTTCGAACTCGGCGGCATCCGCGCCCACATCCTGCTCGAATTCGACCGGCCCGACCTGGACCCGGCCCGCTTCGACAGCGCCTGGGACCGGGTGGTCCGGCGCCACCCGATGCTCCGCGCGACCGTACTGCCGGACGGCACCCAGCGGGTGCTGAAGGACGTACCGCCGCTGCGCACCCGCGTCGAGGACCTGCGCGGGATGCCGGCCGGGGCGGCCGACGCCGAACTGGAGCGGGTACGGCGGACACTGGCCGACGAAGGCCCCACGACCGACACCTGGCCCCTGTTCGGGATCCGCATCCTGCGTACGGAGCGCAGCCACCACGTCTTCCTCACCGTGAGCCTGCTCATCTGCGACGCCCCGAGCACCGCGCTGCTCCTCGCCGACCTGGAACGCTGCTACCGGGACCCGGACCTCCTCCTGCCCCCGCCACCGCTGACCTTCCGCGACTACTGCGGCGCGATGGCGGCGCTGCGCGGCACCGACGAGTACGACCGGGCACTCGACCACTGGCGCCGCCGCGCCCCCGAACTGCCCCCGGCGCCCGAACTGCCGCTGGCCAAGAGCCCGGCCGAGGTGGACCGTCCCCGCTTCGTCCGGCGCCAGCACCGTATCGCCGCCCGGGACTGGGAGCGCGTCAAGCACCTCGCGGGCGCGCGGGGGGTGACCCCCGCCATCACCCTGCTGACGTGCTACGCGCGGGTGATCGCCCGGTGGAGCAAGAGCCCGCACTTCACACTGAACGTCCTGCAGTCCCAGCGCCGCCCGCTGCACCCGGACGTCGACGCCCTGGTCGGCAACTGCAGTTCCACCTTGCTGGTCGAGGTGGACGCGAGCGCCGGGCGGGACTTCGCCGCGCTGGCCGGGGACCTCCAGCGCCGGGTGTGGGCCGACCTGGAACACGGGATCGTCAGTGGCATCGAGGTGCTCGCCGGGCGCAACGCCGCCCGGGGCAGCCGGACCCGGGCGGCCATGCCGGTCACCTTCGCCAGTGCCTTGCACGTCGCCGAGGACGCCGAGGACACCAAGGACGGTGAAGGTGGTGAAGGCGGGGCGGCGCCAGCCTCCGGAGGCGGCTGGCGTCGCCGGATCGTCAGCAGCCGCATGCAGACCCCGCAGGTGTGGATCGACCACCAGGTGTTCGAGGACAACGGGGACCTGGTGCTGAACTGGGACGTGGTGGAGGAGCTGTTCCCCGACGGGGTTCCCGGGGCGATGTTCGAGGCATACCTCGCCGTACTGGCGGCGCTGACGGAACCGGCCGGCTGGGAGGACGCCGCCCTGCCACCGCTGCCGGACGGGCAGTCGGCGGCGCGGGCCGCCTACAACGACACCGCCGTGGACCTGGGGGAGCGGTCCCGACTGCCGCTGCACGGTCTGTTCGCCGAGCGGGTGCGCCGGCATCCGGATGCGGTGGCGGTCATCTGTGAGGACCGTGAGTTGTCCTATGGCGAGGTGGACCGGTTGTCCGATGGGGTGGCCGGCCGGCTGGCCGCTGCGGGGTGTGGCCGGGGTGATCTGGTCGGGGTGGTGATGGAGAAGGGCTGGGAGCAGGTCGTCGCCGTACTGGGGGTGCTGAAGTGCGCGGCGGCGTACGTACCCGTGGACGCCTCCTGGCCGCAGGCCCGCCGGGACGCCGTACTGTCCTCGGCCGGCGCACGGCACGTACTGACCCAGTCGTGGCTCGCCGACCCGGTGGAGACGCCGGGCGGGCCGTACGTCCTGCCGGTCGACAGCCTCGACGGTGACGGGGAAGATCCGGACGTACGGGAGGCGGTCGGTGTCCCCGCCGACGCCGCCGGCCCGGACGACCTCGCCTACGTGATCTACACCTCGGGTTCGACCGGACACCCCAAGGGCGTGGCCGTCGACCACCGCGCCGCCGTCAACACCGTCCTGGACATCAACCGTCGCTACGGCCTGGGCCCCGAGGACCGCGTCTTCGGCATCTCGGCGCTGAGCTTCGACCTGTCGGTGTGGGACGTCTTCGGCGCGCTGGCCGCCGGCGCCGCGCTGGTGCTGCCGGCCGAGGGCGCCCGCCGTGACCCGGCCAGTTGGTCGGAGGAGATGGCACGGACCAAGGTGAGCGTGTGGAACTCCGTACCGGCGCTGCTGGAACTGCTCGTGGAGTACGCGGCCGGCCGCCGTGGCCTCGTCCCGGACAGCCTGCGGCTCGTCCTCCTGTCCGGCGACTGGATCCCCCTCACGCTTCCCGAACGGCTGCGGCGCATCACCCCGGGTGCGACGGTGGTGGGGCTGGGGGCGCCACCGAAGGCAGCATCTGGTCGATCCACCACGAGATCGGCGAGGTGGACCCGGGGTGGCGGTCGATCCCGTACGGCCGTCCGCTGGCCAACCAGCGGATGTACGTGCTGGACGAGGCCGGCCGGCCGTGCCCGGACTGGGTGA